Proteins encoded in a region of the Globicephala melas chromosome 1, mGloMel1.2, whole genome shotgun sequence genome:
- the CLEC20A gene encoding LOW QUALITY PROTEIN: putative C-type lectin domain family 20 member A (The sequence of the model RefSeq protein was modified relative to this genomic sequence to represent the inferred CDS: inserted 1 base in 1 codon; deleted 1 base in 1 codon; substituted 2 bases at 2 genomic stop codons): MTISPAPALQLTSESKTFWRVEEELSWSEALECCRQHRTDLADLQSMSDGSNIKTLYSLTSSTAAWISLFFHVRLGGLRWSSGSTFSVPVWSSXAVFEEGLCATLYSIAIFPSLGAASCTAQKPFICDYDPALEPHTLLEPALSLTTSPKPAEVQIGNLNFKQCDQERKWLAAVRYCRRHRTDLADLQTVTEETDKEALKSITSXTEAWIGLYFSAASGSLRCSSDVGASVPTWLQVPEFGAGLCAGLRSYWSFSARISAVACFSLKPFICFHDPTIGHRESAALPQLSFIPSSEVTMGTTPRPSLTWPRPHLAGSEGPPCFALSAMGVQGRARKNRTPRTAVPPHPPRIPSPAARRSGPHGSLLSGVGASAGPAQGPAEAARLPQLVSPEPAELGPRPRAPRASSSAGPEAPETQGTAAPSPPTHLEIPGYGPVRGGGPSTPPVTAQNTSFGPVPPASAPTPASSSALLGSPSVPQEVTETPLASASSPAPDPAPPEDPVTQGGPGTPRGAQRAPRPAPPAGPWLSRGWRRPPGLPRPAGPAAPSFWLRGSHQSQTTLLLAVFAITPLFSPLVAVTSERSGTDITDAAIATQAQHLSSSNHPDSKENTLASKPGQLFGILKADFLIPVLMHPEDMKDQFLSEIQEVLKLTXLGHEQFRLKWVGFEVNKK, encoded by the exons ATGACAATCTCTCCCGCCCCAGCCCTGCAGCTGACCAGTGAGAGCAAGACCTTCTGGAGAGTGGAAGAGGAGCTGAGCTGGTCTGAGGCCCTGGAGTGCTGCCGGCAGCACCGCACAGACCTGGCCGACCTGCAGAGCATGAGCGACGGGAGCAACATCAAGACCCTCTATTCCCTTACCAGCAGCACCGCGGCCTGGATCAGCCTCTTCTTCCACGTGCGCCTTGGGGGCCTGAGATGGTCCAGCGGCTCCACCTTCAGCGTGCCAGTGTGGAGCT CCGCCGTCTTCGAGGAGGGTCTCTGTGCCACTCTGTATTCAATAGCCATTTTCCCCAGCCTGGGGGCCGCCTCGTGCACTGCTCAGAAGCCCTTCATCTGCGACTACG ATCCTGCCCTGGAGCCCCACACCCTCCTGGAACCGGCTCTCAGCCTGACCACCTCTCCAAAGCCAG CTGAGGTTCAGATTGGCAATCTGAACTTCAAGCAATGTGACCAAGAAAGGAAGTGGCTGGCAGCTGTGAGGTACTGCCGCAGACACCGCACAGACCTGGCTGACCTGCAGACAGTGACTGAGGAGACAGACAAGGAGGCCTTGAAATCCATCACGAGTTAGACTGAGGCCTGGATTGGCCTCTACTTCAGTGCGGCCTCTGGGTCTCTGAGATGCTCCAGTGACGTGGGTGCCAGCGTCCCGACCTGGCTGCAGGTGCCTGAGTTTGGGGCAGGACTATGTGCGGGTCTCCGCAGCTACTGGAGCTTCTCCGCCAGAATTTCTGCAGTGGCCTGCTTTTCCCTGAAACCCTTCATCTGCTTCCATG ACCCCACCATTGGACACCGGGAGTCAGCAGCCCTCCCTCAGCTCTCCTTCATACCCTCCTCAGAAGTGACCATGGGGACAACGCCCAGGCCAA GTCTCACCTGGCCCAGGCCGCACCTGGCGGGGTCAGAAGGCCCTCCTTGCTTCGCCCTGTCTGCGATGGGTGTGCAGGGCCGGGCGCGGAAAAACCGCACGCCGCGCACCGCGgtccccccccacccaccccgcatCCCCTCCCCGGCCGCTCGGCGCAGCGGGCCCCACGGAAGCCTTCTCTCTGGCGTAGGGGCCAGCGCCGGCCCCGCGCAGGGTCCGGCTGAGGCGGCGCGGCTCCCGCAGCTAGTCAGCCCGGAGCCCGCCGAGCTcggcccccgcccccgcgcccccCGGGCCTCCTCCTCCGCGGGCCCTGAGGCTCCAGAGACCCAAGGGACGGCGGCGCCGAGCCCTCCGACCCACCTCGAGATCCCTGGGTACGGCCCTGTCCGCGGCggtgggccctcgaccccgccgGTCACCGCCCAGAATACGTCCTTCGGCCCCGTGCCCCCGGCCTCCGCGCCGACCCCAGCCTCGAGCTCCGCGCTCCTGGGGAGCCCCTCTGTCCCCCAGGAAGTGACCGAGACCCCTCTGGCCTCCGCCTCGAGCCCTGCTCCTGACCCCGCGCCCCCGGAGGACCCCGTGACCCAGGGCGGGCCCGGGACGCCGCGGGGGGCGCAGCGGGCCCCTCGCCCGGCTCCACCCGCGGGGCCTTGGCTCAGCCGGGGATGGCGGCGCCCCCCGGGTCTGCCACGTCCAGCCGGTCCCGCAGCGCCGAGCTTCTGG CTCAGGGGCAGTCACCAATCTCAGACCACCTTGCTTCTGGCTGTATTTGCAATAACTCCTTTATTTTCCCCTCTTGTAGCTGTGACCAGTGAAAGGAGTGGCACTGATATAACAGATGCAGCTATTGCCACTCAGGCCCAACATTTGAGCTCATCTAATCACCCAGATTCTAAAGAAAACACTCTAGCATCAAAACCAG GGCAACTCTTTGGAATCCTGAAAGCAGATTTTCTTATCCCAGTTCTGATGCACCCAGAAGACATGAAAGACCAATTCTTGAGTGAG ATCCAAGAAGTCTTAAAGCTTACA TAATTAGGTCATGAGCAATTCAGATTGAAATGGGTTGGCTTTGAAGTAAACAAAAAATAG